gaaagacatagaatgcactgacgcacaaccacttatgtttcctgatgatgaggacatgggaataccacctcagcatgtctctgatgatgacgaaacacaggtgccaactgctgcgtctttctgcagtgtgcagactgaacaggaggtcagggatcaagactgggtggaagacgatgcaggggacgatgaggtcctagaccccacatggaatgaaggtcgtgccactgactttcacagttcggaggaagaggcagtggtgagaccgagccaacagcgtagcaaaagagggagcagtgggcaaaagcagaacacccgccgccaagagactccgcctgctactgaccgccgccatctgggaccgagcaccccaaaggcagcttcaaggagttccctggcatggcacttcttcaaacaatgtgctgacgacaagacccgagtggtttgcacgctgtgccatcagagcctgaagcgaggcattaacgttctgaacctgagcacaacctgcatgaccaggcacctgcatgcaaagcatgaactgcagtggagtaaacaccttaaaaccaaggaagtcactcaggctccccctgctacctcttctgctgctgccgcctcggcctattctgctgctgccgcctcggcctcttcctccgcctctggaggaacgttggcacctgccgcccagcaaacaggggatgtaccaccaacaccaccaccaccacctccgtcaccaagcgtctcaaccatgtcacacgccagcgttcagctctccatctcacaaacatttgatagaaagcgtaaattcccacctagccaccctcgatccctggccctgaatgccagcatttctaaactactggcctatgaaatgctgtcatttaggctggtggacacagacagcttcaaacagctcatgtcgcttgctgtcccacagtatgttgttcccagccggcactacttctccaagagagccgtgccttccctgcacaaccaagtatccgataaaatcaagtgtgcactgcgcaacgccatctgtagcaaggtccacctaaccacagatacgtggaccagtaagcacggccagggacgctatatctccctaactgcacactgggtaaatgtagtggcagctgggccccaggcggagagctgtttggcgcacgtcctgccgccgccaaggatcgcagggcaacattctttgcctcctgttgccacctcctccttctcggcttcctcctcctcttcttccacctgctcatccagtcagccacacaccttcaccaccaacttcagcacagcccggggtaaacgtcagcaggccattctgaaactcatatgtttgggggacaggccccacaccgcacaggagttgtggcggggtattgaacaacagaccgacgagtggttgctgccggtgagcctcaagcccggcctggtggtgtgtgataatgggcgaaatctcgttgcagctctgggactagccaatttgacgcacatcccttgcttggcgcatgtgctgaatttggtggtgcagaagttcattcacaactaccccgacatgtcagagctgctgcataaagtgcgggccgtctgttcgcgcttccggcgttcacatcctgccgctgctcgcctgtctgcgctacagcgtaacttcggccttcccgctcaccgcctcatatgcgacgtgcccaccaggtggaactccaccttgcacatgctggacagactgtgcgagcagcagcaggccatagtggagtttcagctgcagcacgcacgggtcagtcgcactacagaacagcaccacttcaccaccaatgactgggcctccatgcgagacctgtgtgccctgttgcgctgtttcgagtactccaccaacatggccagtggcgatgacaccgttatcagcgttacaataccacttctatgtctccttgagaaaacacttagggcgatgatggaacaggaggtggcccaggaggaggaggaggaggatgaggaagaggggtcatttttagcactttcaggccagtctcttcgaagtgactcagagggaggttttttgcaacagcagaggccaggtacaaatgtggccagccagggcccactactggaggacgaggaggacgaggatgaggaggaggtggaggaggatgaggatgaagcatggtcacagcggggtggcacccaacgcagctcgggtccatcactggtgcgtggctggggggaaaggcaggacgatgacgatacgcctcccacagaggacagcttgtccttacccctgggcagcctggcacacatgagcgactacatgctgcagtgcctgcgcaacgacagcagagttgcccacattttaacctgtgcggactactgggttgccaccctgctggatccacgctacaaagacaatgtgcccaccttacttcctgcactggagcgtgataggaagatgcgcgagtacaagcgcacgttggtagacgcgctactgagagcattcccaaatgtcacaggggaacaagtggaagcccaaggccaaggcagaggaggagcaagaggtcgccaaggcagctgtgtcacggccagctcctctgagggcagggttagcatggcagagatgtggaaaacttttgtcaacacgccacagctaactgcaccaccacctgatacgcaacgtgttagcaggaggcaacatttcactaacatggtggaacagtacgtgtgcacacccctccacgtactgactgatggttcggccccattcaacttctgggtctctaaattgtccacgtggccagagctagccttttatgccttggaggtgctggcctgcccggcagccagcgttttgtctgaacgtgtattcagcacggcagggggcgtcattacagacaaacgcagccgcctgtctacagccaatgtggacaagctgacgttcataaaaatgaaccaggcatggatcccacaggacctgtccgtcccttgtccagattagacattaactacctccccataaccatatattattggactccagggcacttcctcattcaatcctatttttattttcattttaccattatattgcgatgctacccaaagttgaatgaacctctcctctgcctgtgtgctaggcctaaatatatgccaatggactgttgcagtggtggctgacatgaagcctgattctctgctatgacatgcagactaattctctgctgacatgaagccagattgtctgttacgggacctctctcctctgcctgggtgctgggcctaaatttatgacaatggactgttgcagtggtggctgacgtgaagcctgattctctgctatgacatgcagactgattctctgctgacatgaagccagatcgtctgttacgggacctctctgctctgcctgtgtgctaggcctaaatatatgccaatggactgttgcagtggtgggtgacgtgaagcctcattctctgctatgacatgcagactgattctctgctgtcatgaagccagattgtctgttacgggacctctctgctctgcctgtgtgctaggcctaaatatatgccaatggactgttgcagtggtgggtgacgtgaagcctcattctctgctatgacatgcagactgattctctgctgacatgaagccagattgtctgttacgggacctctctgctctgcctgtgtgctaggcctaaatatatgccaatggactgttgcagtggtgggtgacgtgaagcctcattctctgctatgacatgcagactgattctctgctgtcatgaagccagattgtctgttacgggacctctctgctctgcctgtgtgctaggcctaaatatatgccaatggactgttgcagtggtgggtgacgtgaagcctcattctctgctatgacatgcagactgattctctgctgtcatgaagccagattgtctgttacgggacctctctgctctgcctgtgtgctaggcctaaatatatgccaatggactgttgcagtggtgggtgacgtgaagcctcattctctgctatgacatgcagactaattctctgctgacatgaagacagattctctgttacgggacctctctcctctgcctgtgtgtgtgctgggcctaaatatatgccaatggactgttgcagtggtggctgacgtgaagcctcattctctgctatgacatgcagactaattctctgctgacatgaagacagattctctgttacgggacctccctcctctgcctgggtgctgggcctaaatatatgccaatggactgttgcagtggtggctgacgtgaagcctcattctctgctatgacatgcagactgattctctgctgacatgaagacagattctctgttacgggacctctctcctctgcctgtgtgctaggcctaaatatatgccaatggactgttgcagtggtgggtgacgtgaagcctcattctctgctatgacatgcagactgattctctgctgtcatgaagccagattgtctgttacgggacctctctgctctgcctgtgtgctaggcctaaatatatgccaatggactgttgcagtggtgggtgacgtgaagcctcattctctgctatgacatgcagactaattctctgctgacatgaagacagattctctgttacgggacctctctcctctgcctgtgtgtgtgctgggcctaaatatatgccaatggactgttgcagtggtggctgacgtgaagcctcattctctgctatgacatgcagactgattctctgctgacatgaagccagattctctgttacgggacctctctcctctgcctgtgtgctaggcctaaatatatgccaatggactgttgcagtggtggctgacgtgaagcctcattctctgctatgacatgcagactaattctctgctgacatgaagacagattctctgttacgggacctctctcctctgcctgggtgccggggcctaaatatctgagaatggactgttccagtggtgggtgacgggaagccagattctctgctatggaacctctctccaattgattttggttaatttttatttatttaatttttattttaattaatttccctatccacatttgtttgcaggggatttacctacatgttgctgccttttgcagccctctagccctttcctgggctgttttacagccgttttagtgccgaaaagttcgggtccccattgacttcaatggggttcgggttcgggacgaagttcggatcgggttcggatcccgaacccgaacatttccgggatgttcggccgaacttctcgaacccgaacatccaggtgttcgctcaactctactgaggtGTCCTTATACCTTATGAAAATGAACAGCTTTGTAAATCCAAAAGAAAAACAATGGGCAACACATAGGAGTCATGTGGTAAACATATAGCTTACAGACTGGTATTTCGGAGAAGGATATGGTTGACCATTGCTGTACACTTCCACAAACTTGTTTAAAGAGTGTTGTTCTCAATCATCTGCAATTTACCCTAGAAAAAAACACAGCTTAAAAATATTgcggagacaaaaaaaattatattgatctATGCTGCAATAAAAAGTGCTGAGTTTTACTAACTGATGTCATTCCAGTTATCATAGGCTTTAGCGGTGAACTAAACAGAATAGGGACTTTGCCTGCTCCATTTCCAACATGGTGTATCTGAGTCCCCCAtaagtctctgtgtttatgctGAGCATAGTTCAGATACAAAAACCACACACCACAAGATGGAACAAAACTTCTAAACAAGAGCAATCCAATAAGCTATGTCTATTGTTGAAGCTAGACCTGTAGGCCTATGCCTGGGGTTACTTTTTCACCTAcaaaaattaacagactgataAATCCAAAAGAACAAATAAGGGGCAGCACATCTGAGTCATGTTTTTGGACATACACCTTACGGATTGATAATTAGTTGAGGTTTGTGGCTTACCaaaatttgtggggttttttcaAATAATTTCTAAAACATTGTACAGACTGATGAAAGACGTTAACATTTGCTTTATGTCCTTGTGGCGTACTGTTTTTCTTTTCCATGTTCATTCTTCAAAAAGTTCTTCATATTATTGCTGTACATTTTTAAAAACTTGCTTAAACCGCGTTGATCTCAATTATCTGCAAttccccatagaaattaaagatatttaaaattattaaaaacagGTGGTTAAATCAGAAAATAGGGTCAGGGATTGGACAAATATTTGAAATTGGTGTCTTAACGATCTCAAGCCAGAGCATCAACTCCACACTACAATTATGGGTTCTAGTGTTCCATTCTAAAATTTATAtaatcttatttatttatttttgggggggggggggggggattcagtACATATGCTTTGGGGTTTTTGTAGCCTAACCAGGATTCTAAACCCAGAAtccaacaaaaaagaaaagaacagccAACGAAAGGTAATATAATCTGATATAGCAACCATCGACACCCCACTGTCGCATTGCAGGGAGCCGATGTGGTGAACCCCTTAGATGCAGCAGTCAGCAGTCCTGCATCAAAGTTATCTCCAATGCTGGCAGTTACAGCATGAGCCTTGTCTTTTAGTAACAGCCTGACCCCTGCCATGATCGAACGAAAACAGCTCCTGTGTGGGCACGATCACCACACATTGCGGGAGCTACTGACCTGCGGAACCACACAAGTTGGGAAGGGATCAAAGTGAATATAGTGTAAAGGCCTGATCTTTTCCCAATCTTAGTTTTCCCAATCTCACTGTGAGGTCATCCTAGTTTCACAGAGTTGGTCCTCagtaggagagggaggggctgggaggAAGAAGGCACTTCTCTGACTGCAGGATACCTGCTACAATTGCCTTCTGGTGCAGCTTGCAGATGTATATGCAGAAAGAGCTAATGACAAGCTTTCCTTAGTAGGTTAATCTTGTTTTCCTGGTTTAATGGTCCTTTAACTTGAAGCAATATCAAATAATATGTATCTGCTTTTAAAAGGGTGGATGAGTAGTGTTGaggtccctttaaaaaaaaaaaaaaaaaagatcacagACAGCAATAGTTGAACATAAGATTTTACTTTTAGTTTTCACGCAACAGTGGAAAACAACTTGTGATAGTTACTGCCTCTTTAATAGGGCACAATCTGTTTAATGGTTGCAGTTCACTCTAGGTGGTGCCATATGCTTGAGAGTTAACAGAACATTCTTTAGGATACAATGGTTACTTTGTCCTCAGGTCAGTGTTGACGTGACACCTCTGGGACTGTATTAACTGCACACTGCTCTTTGGAACCCACTCCCAATAGTCTTTCAATTACAAGCATTTTAACAAGGCCTCAAGCCACAGATGTCACTTCATTATACTCAGGAGGGGGGCCACTGTAAACCTAGCCGCTTCAGCAACAACCTTTCACATTATCGGCTTAGCCTATCACAACCCAAGTACTCTAAAGTGTCTTACTGTCTACTTTCCAGTGTTGTTCTGCAGGGCCCTACAGGATGGCACCTGATGGAACTGCCTCTGGATCTCTCTAAAGCACTAAGGGTCACCCAGTAAACTTTTTGTCTACCATCACTGAATATAATTGTTTTATTTAATTACAACCATTAGTATTATTAAATAGTTATAATACGTACTCATAGTATGATGGAATTGATTACTGCGGATGATGGAATTGATCACTGATGTGTCGTTAGTATGTGCTCATGGTGTCGTGGGATTCAGTCATTATGCAGaggtaaaattaaaggggttttctgggattttgatactgataacctatcgtcaggataggtcatcagtatctaatcagtgggaGTCCTCACTTTTATGAGGCTGAGcttaataccaagcacagctactatgCAATTTACAGCGCTGTTGTCACGGTTTCTAAcgtgacaggtgtcagaagatctaagagactggctgaaCGTGAAGTGATCTGACAGCTTATTTGGTTTCACTGGTTTAAGTGTGGTTGCTGGTAAAGACCAcatctcttgtctcaggtgtagcttagtggtcattccaaTTCCCCTATTGAGTTTGGCTTCagccatcatgctatgcggttgatagcttcagtttGGTATTGAAAGAGCTGGTGTAtggtcctcttctgagttcctgctcatccatttactTCAGAAGTTAAATGCTACttcccttttttattttgttctgtcttttgttactagacctcagggagacgcttgttgtttcatattggaaggaacaggttgtctcaagcCCAGACACTACTCCAGGGAAATACAGGGTTTACAGGGTCTCAGTTTCCATTGTATTAACATTCCTACCCTCAAAGTCCGTTCATACGGATAGGAttcagggctaggattagggtttccataggtGGTGTCCGTTTCCCTTaccctagctttgaggcctagttccttttcccttccctccttttGTCCGTGTGGCGTTCCCTCCCACATCACTATGTGACAGCTGTGtttggtaagcacggagaaggccacagcagtaatcaaagcatcggtgccttctcaaacagctgatcggcagggtcccgTGTGTCGTATGTCCACTTATCAGATACTGATAGAGGATAGGTGATCGGTTTAAAAAAACCTTTAAGTAATAGTGTGCAGGTATGGTTTGTATGGTGGTATGATTGTATATGTGCAGGTAGTAGCCTTATCATGTCATTTTTGCTCTCCAGTttgtctttaaaaatatgttggaTTGccaaggaaatagaaaaaaatctaattgaCAATGGGGTTTCCCATCAACCTTCTCTCCTACAAAGGATAAGTGGTAGGGTGGGTGAACAAGCATTCGGTAGTCTTAAAGGATTATTCTCATCTCAGCTTTTCATGTCCAAGATGGTAATAAACACAGAAAGTGCCAGATAGGGGTGCACAGACTTATAGAAATATCCCATAAAAGTAAATGGGAGGTGCACAAACATCGTAGCACAGCAAGCTGTTTCCATAGCCATTTGCGTAATTCTGCCTATCCCTGGCCAGTGCTATGAAAGACCAAGATGGGAATAACACTTTAACCCCAAATGAGCGACATGTAATGGTCAGAGCTAACACATGGAAGGAACCACATTATAAAATACCTTaagggaaatgtgtcaccaaaaattgtaTTAGCCAATTAAAACCAAatagtaacacatctcctttttttttcagggttttttctgatcacagattttttatttcctgaacattattatgggggctgccatcttgcctgagcagtGCTTAacatttacacagcattaaaaacaattgctttacagcagccacatgggccatagacacaatgacaggaggggaccctattgccttctatgggagagttttctaggcctgACCTATGCAGAAGTGGatgaatagataagctctgaccttcacatattgtaaatagtggatcttgtcttatctatacactaaggtgatataattacaggctGGATTAGAATGAATTAACTTCAGTaaaatgatctgtacagaccGAAAAATAGCGtaaattattagacatagtggccagtgcaaacacTGCAGGATTGTTTGttgtagtttaaatataaaaagtgacatggaaaattaaaaatatcaaaaattataaaaaaatatgtgaagcataaaaaagtcattattttccgatgacacatttcctttaagttttTCTAGTGGAGGCAATGGCATGATTTCAGTTAAGGAACTCTAATCtatgttctataaaaaaaaacatttttttccattaaatCCTCCTTTAAAGCATATTGTTTACAGTAGCCACTATTCATTGGgatgatgtatttttttatgtgagATCAATCCAGAGACGTGAGTAAATGATGTTCTACAAAGTATGCCTTTATAGGGCTTTTCTCCTGTATGTATCCTTTTGTGAGCTATAAGATTGGAATTACagctaaagcatttcccacactcCACGCATTCATATGGCTTCTCTCCAGTGTGGCTTCGATAATGTATGTTCAGGCTTTTCTTGGAAATAAAACGTTTTCCACATTCAGTGCATTGGAAAGGCAGATTGCCATCATGGATCTTCTTATGTCTTGAAAGTTCAGAGTTCACTTTAAACCGTTTATCACATTCAGAGCAAGCAAAGGgtctctcccctgtgtgattcttCTGATGGTTCACCAGAGCGCTTTTATCTTTGTATCTCTTTCCACACTCAAGACAATTGtaaggcttctctcctgtgtgagatcTCTGATGTGAAAGAAGTTGTGCGTTGCGAAGAAAGGCCTTTCCACACTCAGAACACACACATTTCTTTACTCCACCATGAATTTTCTTGTGTCTAAACAAACAATCATTATCTCTGAAACGTTTACCACATTCTTGGCAAGCATGTGGCTTTGCTCCAGTGTGGATCCTTTCATGGACAAGCAGACGTACCTGAACAAGAAAATGGTTTCTCACCTGTGTGGACCATTTTGTGTTTCTCAAGATCACTCTTCATCACAAAACTTTTATCACATTCTGAGCATTTAAACTGTTTGGTTCCACCACTATGTATGCGTTGCTCATGCAAGATCAAGCCTATTTTCTgcgtaaaacatttgccacaggTTTTGCACCCAAATGGTTTATCACCTGTGTGGATTCTCTTGTGTTGTGAAAGATGACTTTTCTGGTTAAACACTTTATTGCATTCTGCACATTGATACCATTTTTCATGGGTCTTCTTGTGCTCGATAAGTTCAGACTTGTCCTGGTAACATTCTTGGCATAATGGACACTGAAATATTTCCAACCTAGTATGGATTTCTTCATGATGAGCAAGCTCTGATTTAgtataaaaacactttttacacTCACTACAAGCAAATGACTTTCCACCAACATGAATCTTCTGATGACCACAAAGATGGGATTTTCTGGCAAAACATAGGCCACATTCCaagcacttaaagggtttctccccGGTGTGAGTCATCTTATGGTAGTTAAGTTGTGAAGTTGttttaaagcatttcccacattcagggcaCTCAAAGGCTCTCTCTCCTGTGTGGACAACTTGATGCTGACGGAGTTGGGTCTTGGTAGGGAACCCTTTACTACATTCAGAGCATGGAAATAAATTTAAAGATGTGTGTGTGACTTGGTGGGCTTGAAGAGAGGATTTGGTAATGTATCTCCTTTCACATTCAGAACATTTGTAGGGTCTTTCTCCTGTATGACTTTTTTGATGCAATGAAAGCTGGAATTTTTGTGCAAACCTTCTGCCACATTCTTCACACTTATAAGGTTTTAATCCTGTGTGAGGAAACATACCCGTTGTCAGCAGAGTCATGCTGCTCATCAGGAGAATGATCACTTTCTGAAGAGCTGCTTCTAGCCTGCATACTGTGGACATTCTGTGGATCCATATCACTGGAAGGAACAGGAATGCTGAAGATAAGACTTGTTCTTCCTTTATAGTACGGACTTCAGCTGTTCACCAGTATCAGTTAATATCAGTCTAACAGGATTTTGTACAGCTCTCCAAGAATTATGGATCAGTTTCAGACAAGTTTTATTCCCTCATGTACGTAACCACGGCAATGGATTTGATTGTGGCCAATCATATACCTGTTGGGAAATACATAATTAAGTTTAATAATTAATCAACACTCATCTATAGTTAACAGTCTGCATTGGCTTACTTTATTCCACATTTATCAACTGTTGCATGCTCTTTGTTAAATATGCTGcacttttacattttatttaggaGTGCTACTCCTGTTTTTCTACACCATCCAACTTTGCCCTGCCACCTTTTTTGTGTAATTTTAAAGTGTCTGAGAGCTTCCAGGAGGGAATTCTTAGGTAATTAAGCAATCCTGTAACTTACAAGAAGTCAGCTACACAGGAGAGACTGGCCTTCTGTCTACACAGGAGAGACTGGCCTTCTGTCTACACAGGAGATCCAGGTCTGGACTGGTGATTAGACTGGAGGTGAGACAGATGCCCATAATTAAAAGATTCAATATGTTTGGATGCAGCTGAGCTGGAATCAAGCAAATTGCACAGCTATACTACTTCTGGTGTGTTAGCATTAtatgcaccccccctccccccccaaaaaggaAAGAAATGCAACTTTTTGTTGCAACACTTATGAAAAGACGCCTGACAAAACATTTACCATGTGCTATGCCTACTGCAGTGCCTTTTTGTTCTTTCAGTCCATGTGTCATTCACTGCCTTGGAGGCTCTGCACTAGGCATAACAGAGTGTAACATTTTTGCAAGGAGTGTTGAAAatctggtcagatgaaacaataaTTTCATGGTTACTCCTAGAAAAGTGTAGAAAAGAAATTACAGCAAGCTCATAAAAAGTTAAAAGCCTAACTCAAGTTTACACCTAAAAATCCAGGTGTCTGATATGTTGAAGGGCAATACTGACCAGAGATGATGATTTACAGCAGGCCTAGAAAAACCTTAGCTAGGTCAAAGAGCTAGGAGCCAGTAACAAAAATCTGTAGGCAATACAAATCAGTGACTAAAGTATGGGTCACTTACACCCCTGGTAGTCATAGAGATCCCACCCCTGTTTTAAGAAACATTTTGTTTCCCActctcccctccccataactccCATTAATACACAGTAGGTTTCTTCCCCAACTTTCCCAGTTGTAACAGTAGCTGTCCCTAGCTCCTGTTACTAGGAGTCACAGCAACCCCACCTTAGCAGCTTCTGAAGTTCCAGCTGATGGTTCCAGCAGCACAGCCACCTACTGTGCAACGAAAAAACAGCCTGCTATTACGTGGTTGTGAGATCCACAACCCAAATAAAATTGTGACTACAATGTTTATGCCCTACTATACATGAGACGCTACCTCCTCTCTTTCTCTATCCACCTCACAGTAGTCACAGCACGTCTTCTCCTCAGCTTCATCAGTAGTCACAGCACGCCCCACCCCAATGTTCTTGATAGTCACAACAGCTTTCACAACTCCCCCAGCAGTCACAGCAGCTCATACCTGCTTCCCCAGGAATCACAGCTTCCACCACACTAGTCACAGTAAGTCGCTACAACTCTCTACCAGTAGCCTCCCTGCTCCTCTTTTTATTCCATCTTATCCCCTTTGTAATCCAATTACAATTGAATCAGATCATTTTTGATTAGACTTTTCTTTAGCTTATACACAAAGAAAAGAAATGAGAATAAAAGTCATCCAATTACAATGAATGATatttataaatatacagtataaatgtACGAATTACACCAGTAAACATCTGTGGCAATTATACAAACTCACATCCTATCAATCTACAAGGAAACATCCTGCCAAGCTATAATAATAGCAATAACATCTGCAGTGTACCTgacaaaggaaataaaaaaaattagtgcTGCATATGCGACAAAGACAAAATGGGAGAAGACACTATATTCCCATATTATTGAGTTCTGCTCAAAAATACACCCCCTGTAGGACTTCCTTCCCTTATGGGCACATATATtcaaaaaacatgaaaatcataAGTGAGCATTAAAACCCCAAATGATACTACC
The sequence above is a segment of the Bufo gargarizans isolate SCDJY-AF-19 chromosome 6, ASM1485885v1, whole genome shotgun sequence genome. Coding sequences within it:
- the LOC122939822 gene encoding zinc finger protein OZF-like isoform X2 — protein: MSTVCRLEAALQKVIILLMSSMTLLTTGMFPHTGLKPYKCEECGRRFAQKFQLSLHQKSHTGERPYKCSECERRYITKSSLQAHQVTHTSLNLFPCSECSKGFPTKTQLRQHQVVHTGERAFECPECGKCFKTTSQLNYHKMTHTGEKPFKCLECGLCFARKSHLCGHQKIHVGGKSFACSECKKCFYTKSELAHHEEIHTRLEIFQCPLCQECYQDKSELIEHKKTHEKWYQCAECNKVFNQKSHLSQHKRIHTGDKPFGCKTCGKCFTQKIGLILHEQRIHSGGTKQFKCSECDKSFVMKSDLEKHKMVHTGEKPFSCSECDMSYRTKLRLLVHERIHTGAKPYACQECGKRFRDNDCLFRHKKIHGGVKKCVCSECGKAFLRNAQLLSHQRSHTGEKPYNCLECGKRYKDKSALVNHQKNHTGERPFACSECDKRFKVNSELSRHKKIHDGNLPFQCTECGKRFISKKSLNIHYRSHTGEKPYECVECGKCFSCNSNLVAHKRIHTGEKPYKCILCRTSFTRVSGLISHKKIHHPNE